One genomic region from Natrinema caseinilyticum encodes:
- a CDS encoding hydantoinase/oxoprolinase family protein codes for MTGDEPSADGGGDDERRTGDDETRSEGDETRIGVDVGGTFTDVALSVDDRLVTAKVPTTDDQHVGVLEGIHKACDRAGVAPGAIDGFAHAMTVSVNALLERDGARTALVTTEGFRDVLEIGRQNRPALYDLAAEKPEPLIPRGRRFEVDERTTTDGVERPVDADEIRDLAATLRDRDVEAVAVCLLFAYADPENERAVAETLREELEVPVSASHEVLAEFREFERTSTTAVDAYVRPAIDRYVGRLAEAADDAGLPAPWIMQANGGIADSETARERAVTTTLSGPAAGVVGAAATVDDADVSGLITFDMGGTSSDVSLVRDGHVERTTDAEVDGLPIRTPMVDVHTVGAGGGSIAWVDPGGALRVGPRSAGAEPGPACYGRGGTEPTVTDAAVVLGYIGPETALGGELTLEVDAAREALERLADEAGLEGALEAARGVYRVANATMTRTIRGVTVERGHDPREFALVAFGGAGPMHATELAESLSVDRVVVPRPSGVLSAYGLLAADESYDAARTVGVDLAAADPDGLEDSYDELVSAVLADTSDADAARVERAADCRYDGQSFELTVPVGDEFDEETVATRFREAHERAYGYAMDEAIEVVTLRATATVPGSEPAVRHDGRGDDIVGTRNAHFLGVGPRTATVFDRDRLAPGATVSGPAILEQAESTTVVPPAWSGDVLADGTLVLSREREPREGAP; via the coding sequence ATGACGGGTGACGAACCGAGTGCCGACGGTGGCGGCGACGACGAGAGGCGAACCGGCGACGACGAAACGCGATCCGAGGGCGACGAAACGCGAATCGGCGTCGACGTCGGGGGAACGTTTACCGACGTGGCGCTTTCGGTCGACGATCGACTCGTCACCGCGAAGGTGCCGACGACCGACGACCAGCACGTCGGCGTCCTCGAGGGAATTCACAAGGCGTGCGACCGCGCAGGCGTCGCGCCGGGAGCGATCGACGGCTTCGCCCACGCGATGACAGTTTCGGTCAACGCCCTCCTCGAGCGCGACGGCGCGAGGACGGCGCTCGTCACGACCGAGGGGTTCCGGGACGTCCTCGAGATCGGCCGCCAGAACCGGCCCGCGCTGTACGATCTCGCGGCCGAGAAACCCGAACCGCTGATTCCCCGCGGCCGTCGATTCGAGGTCGACGAACGGACGACGACCGACGGCGTCGAGCGCCCCGTCGACGCCGACGAGATCCGCGACCTCGCAGCGACCCTTCGCGACCGTGACGTCGAAGCCGTCGCCGTCTGCCTGCTGTTCGCGTACGCCGACCCCGAAAACGAACGGGCCGTCGCCGAGACGCTGCGGGAGGAACTCGAGGTCCCGGTTTCGGCGTCCCACGAGGTGCTCGCGGAGTTTCGCGAGTTCGAACGGACGTCGACGACCGCCGTGGATGCCTACGTCCGACCCGCGATCGATCGCTACGTCGGCCGGCTGGCCGAGGCGGCCGACGACGCGGGACTCCCCGCACCGTGGATCATGCAGGCCAACGGCGGCATCGCCGACTCGGAGACGGCTCGCGAACGCGCCGTGACGACCACGCTGTCGGGGCCCGCCGCGGGCGTCGTGGGTGCGGCGGCGACCGTCGACGACGCCGACGTGTCCGGGCTCATCACGTTCGACATGGGCGGGACCTCGAGCGACGTGAGCCTCGTTCGCGACGGACACGTCGAGCGGACGACCGACGCCGAGGTGGACGGACTCCCGATCCGAACGCCGATGGTCGACGTCCACACCGTCGGCGCGGGAGGCGGCTCGATCGCCTGGGTCGATCCCGGCGGCGCGCTCCGGGTCGGCCCTCGGTCGGCGGGTGCGGAGCCCGGCCCGGCCTGCTACGGCCGAGGTGGAACGGAGCCGACCGTCACCGACGCCGCCGTCGTGCTCGGCTACATCGGTCCGGAGACGGCGCTGGGCGGCGAACTAACGCTCGAGGTCGACGCCGCCCGCGAGGCGCTCGAGCGGCTCGCCGACGAGGCCGGACTCGAGGGGGCGCTCGAGGCGGCCCGCGGCGTCTACCGCGTCGCGAACGCGACGATGACGCGAACGATCCGCGGGGTCACCGTCGAACGAGGCCACGATCCCCGCGAGTTCGCCCTGGTCGCGTTCGGCGGAGCGGGGCCGATGCACGCCACCGAACTGGCGGAGTCCCTCTCCGTGGACCGGGTCGTCGTCCCCCGGCCCAGCGGTGTCCTCTCCGCGTACGGACTGCTCGCTGCCGACGAGAGCTACGACGCCGCCCGGACCGTCGGCGTCGACCTGGCGGCCGCCGATCCGGACGGTCTCGAGGACAGTTACGACGAGCTCGTGTCGGCGGTCCTCGCCGACACATCTGACGCGGACGCGGCGCGCGTCGAACGAGCGGCGGACTGCCGATACGACGGACAGAGCTTCGAACTGACCGTCCCCGTCGGCGACGAGTTCGACGAGGAAACGGTCGCAACGCGGTTCCGCGAGGCCCACGAACGAGCCTACGGGTACGCCATGGACGAAGCGATCGAGGTCGTCACCCTCCGTGCGACGGCGACCGTGCCCGGGTCCGAACCGGCCGTCCGCCACGACGGACGGGGTGACGACATCGTCGGCACCCGAAACGCACACTTTCTCGGCGTCGGACCGCGCACGGCGACCGTCTTCGACCGGGATCGGCTCGCGCCGGGGGCGACGGTATCCGGACCGGCGATCCTCGAACAAGCCGAGAGTACGACCGTCGTTCCGCCCGCGTGGTCGGGCGACGTCCTCGCGGACGGCACGCTGGTGTTGTCCCGAGAACGCGAACCCAGGGAGGGGGCGCCATGA
- a CDS encoding hydantoinase B/oxoprolinase family protein translates to MTVNTDETTDTDDRRMDPVTLEVLRNQLEGIAEEMGQTLIRGAYSPNIKERRDCSTALFDADGRMIAQAEHIPVHLGAMPAAVDAVRECDPEPGDVFVLNDPFTGGTHLPDVTMVSPLAPGNGRDGEGDDGDSDRGDRDIVGYAVSRAHHADVGGMTPGSMPAGSREIHQEGLRLPPTRLVAGGRLRDDVRSLLLANVRNPRERRADLRAQQAANERAESRLADLFAEHGREIVRNGFDAVIEYSRERVEREIEALPDGSYEATDVLEGDGVTDDDVEIAATVTIDGTRIDVDFSGTAGQVAGNLNAPLAVAKSAVYFVVRCLTDPEIPPNHGCYEPVTVSAPDGSLLDPRPPAAVVGGNVETSQRVTDVVFTALATAAPERVPAQGQGTMNNLTIGARDGSFTYYETIGGGFGARPDRDGMDGVQVGMTNTLNTPIESLETEYPLRVERYALREGSGGRGRFRGGLGLERSVTVETDATVSLLTERRRYAPRGVAGGEDGATGENLIDGESVPAKTTVDVPAGSTITVRTPGGGGHGDLDEREE, encoded by the coding sequence ATGACCGTGAACACTGACGAGACGACCGACACCGACGACAGGCGCATGGATCCCGTCACGCTCGAGGTGCTGCGCAACCAGCTCGAGGGGATCGCGGAAGAAATGGGCCAGACCCTGATCCGGGGAGCGTACTCGCCGAACATCAAGGAGCGCCGTGACTGTTCGACGGCGCTGTTCGACGCCGACGGCCGGATGATCGCCCAGGCCGAACACATCCCGGTCCACCTCGGTGCGATGCCGGCTGCGGTCGACGCCGTCCGCGAGTGCGATCCCGAGCCCGGCGACGTGTTCGTCCTCAACGACCCGTTCACCGGCGGGACTCACCTGCCCGACGTGACGATGGTCTCGCCGCTCGCGCCCGGGAACGGACGGGACGGCGAGGGCGACGACGGCGACAGCGATCGAGGCGACCGCGACATCGTCGGCTATGCGGTCTCACGGGCCCACCACGCCGACGTCGGCGGAATGACCCCCGGCAGCATGCCGGCCGGTTCGCGAGAGATTCACCAGGAAGGACTCCGACTCCCACCCACGCGGCTCGTCGCCGGCGGGCGACTCAGGGACGACGTCCGCTCGCTCCTCCTCGCGAACGTCCGCAATCCCCGCGAGCGTCGAGCCGATCTCCGCGCCCAGCAAGCGGCGAACGAACGCGCCGAGTCACGGCTCGCCGACCTCTTCGCCGAACACGGCCGCGAGATCGTCCGCAACGGGTTCGACGCCGTGATCGAGTACTCGCGCGAGCGCGTGGAACGCGAGATCGAAGCGCTGCCCGACGGCAGCTACGAGGCGACCGACGTTCTCGAGGGCGACGGCGTGACCGACGACGACGTCGAGATCGCCGCGACGGTGACGATCGACGGGACCCGGATCGACGTGGACTTCTCGGGGACCGCGGGGCAGGTCGCGGGGAACCTGAACGCCCCGCTCGCGGTCGCGAAGAGCGCCGTCTACTTCGTCGTGCGCTGTCTCACCGATCCCGAGATACCCCCGAACCACGGCTGTTACGAGCCGGTGACGGTCAGCGCGCCCGACGGGTCGCTGCTGGATCCCCGGCCGCCCGCCGCGGTCGTCGGCGGCAACGTCGAGACCAGCCAGCGAGTCACCGACGTGGTGTTCACCGCGCTCGCGACGGCCGCACCGGAGCGGGTTCCGGCACAGGGCCAGGGAACCATGAACAACCTGACTATCGGCGCGCGCGACGGCTCGTTCACCTACTACGAGACGATCGGCGGCGGCTTCGGCGCGCGCCCCGACCGCGACGGGATGGACGGCGTCCAGGTCGGGATGACCAACACGCTCAACACGCCGATCGAATCCCTCGAGACCGAGTACCCGCTCCGGGTCGAGCGGTACGCACTCCGCGAGGGCAGCGGCGGCCGCGGCCGGTTCCGCGGAGGACTGGGCCTCGAGCGCTCCGTGACCGTCGAGACGGACGCGACCGTGTCGCTGCTGACCGAGCGGCGACGCTACGCACCGAGGGGCGTCGCCGGCGGCGAGGACGGCGCGACCGGCGAAAACCTGATCGACGGCGAATCGGTGCCCGCGAAGACCACCGTCGACGTGCCGGCCGGGTCGACGATCACCGTCAGGACGCCCGGCGGCGGCGGGCACGGCGATCTTGACGAGCGAGAGGAGTAG
- a CDS encoding coenzyme F420-0:L-glutamate ligase, translating into MELNGVAGLPEIRPGDDIAELVADRAALEPGDVLTVASTIVSKAEGRTADLEEYPISGRAQEIADRIAAVAGEEKDPRFAQAVLEESTELLIDAPFLLTETRFGHICVNAGIDRSNVPDHDLLLLPKRPGESAERIRSGLEERGIEDVAVIVTDTCGRPFRHGQRGVALGWAGMPASRDWRGELDRDGHELGVTVQSVVDELAAAANLVTGEGAGGTPAVVVRDWEFGDHEGSDELFRSVEEDLVRQALREWRVDG; encoded by the coding sequence ATGGAACTCAACGGTGTGGCGGGGCTGCCCGAGATCCGCCCCGGCGACGACATCGCCGAACTCGTCGCGGATCGGGCCGCCCTCGAGCCAGGCGACGTGCTCACCGTCGCGAGCACCATCGTCTCGAAAGCCGAGGGTCGCACGGCCGACCTCGAGGAGTATCCCATCAGCGGTCGGGCGCAGGAAATCGCCGACCGCATCGCCGCGGTGGCCGGGGAGGAGAAAGATCCCCGGTTCGCGCAGGCCGTCCTCGAAGAGAGCACGGAACTGCTGATCGACGCGCCGTTCCTGCTGACCGAGACGCGATTCGGCCACATTTGCGTCAACGCGGGGATCGACCGCTCGAACGTGCCGGATCACGATCTGTTGCTCCTGCCGAAACGGCCGGGCGAGAGCGCCGAGCGGATCCGATCGGGGCTCGAGGAGCGCGGGATCGAGGACGTAGCGGTGATCGTCACGGACACCTGCGGGCGCCCGTTCAGGCACGGCCAGCGCGGCGTCGCACTCGGCTGGGCCGGGATGCCCGCGAGCCGAGACTGGCGGGGCGAACTCGACCGCGACGGCCACGAACTCGGCGTTACGGTTCAATCGGTCGTCGACGAACTCGCCGCCGCCGCGAACCTCGTCACCGGCGAGGGGGCCGGCGGCACGCCTGCGGTCGTCGTCCGCGACTGGGAATTCGGCGATCACGAGGGCAGCGACGAACTGTTCCGGTCGGTCGAGGAGGACCTCGTGCGTCAGGCGCTGCGGGAGTGGAGGGTCGACGGATGA
- a CDS encoding 5,10-methylenetetrahydromethanopterin reductase: MSREPRAEREPRNPTWAIELTPEHPPDRMGNLAALAETEGFEIAFASSHYFNRDPFVVCSQMAAATDEIRLGPGVVNPYETHPVKLAAQMATIDESSDGRAVFGVGAGDRSSLSNLGIEREKPLRRVLETFTLARDLWAGETVTHEGTFTARDASLNLEPPSDGPPVYVGAQGPHMLRMSAKHADGVLVNAAHPRDLEWAAGEIDLGLDERPAERGPFESLAFASVSVAGDEAEAREAARPPVAFIVGGAAEPVLERHDIDREAATAVSDALERGALTEAFDRVTPSMIDAFCIAGTTETVADRFAAALEHVDGIVVGSPLGPDLEDAVERASEALDRATSR, encoded by the coding sequence ATGAGTCGCGAGCCTCGAGCCGAGCGAGAACCTCGAAATCCGACCTGGGCCATCGAACTCACCCCCGAACACCCGCCCGATCGAATGGGCAACCTGGCGGCACTCGCGGAAACCGAGGGGTTCGAGATCGCGTTCGCGAGCAGTCACTACTTCAATCGTGATCCGTTCGTCGTCTGCTCGCAAATGGCCGCGGCGACCGACGAGATTCGGCTGGGGCCGGGCGTCGTAAACCCCTACGAGACCCATCCGGTGAAACTCGCCGCCCAGATGGCGACGATCGACGAGAGCAGCGACGGCCGGGCCGTCTTCGGCGTCGGTGCCGGCGATCGGTCCTCGTTGTCGAACCTCGGGATCGAACGCGAGAAACCGCTCCGTCGCGTCCTCGAGACGTTCACGCTCGCTCGCGACCTCTGGGCCGGCGAGACGGTCACCCACGAGGGGACGTTCACGGCACGGGACGCGTCCCTGAACCTCGAGCCGCCGTCCGACGGGCCCCCGGTATACGTCGGCGCGCAGGGCCCGCACATGCTCCGGATGAGCGCCAAGCACGCGGACGGCGTGCTGGTCAACGCCGCCCATCCGCGGGATCTCGAGTGGGCGGCGGGCGAGATCGATCTGGGGCTGGACGAACGCCCGGCGGAACGCGGTCCGTTCGAGTCGCTCGCGTTCGCGAGCGTCAGCGTCGCCGGCGACGAAGCCGAAGCGCGGGAGGCGGCCCGTCCGCCGGTCGCGTTCATCGTCGGCGGCGCCGCAGAGCCGGTCCTCGAGCGCCACGACATCGACCGCGAGGCGGCGACGGCGGTGAGCGACGCGTTAGAGCGCGGAGCGCTGACCGAGGCGTTCGACCGCGTTACCCCGTCGATGATCGACGCCTTCTGTATCGCCGGGACGACCGAAACGGTCGCCGACCGATTCGCGGCGGCACTCGAACACGTCGACGGAATCGTCGTCGGTTCGCCGCTCGGGCCGGACCTCGAGGATGCGGTCGAGCGCGCGAGCGAGGCGCTCGATCGTGCGACGTCGCGGTGA
- a CDS encoding DUF7573 domain-containing protein has translation MTDDATLSDFVSNTDEETDNASDGSDDRDESAADSSAFDDSQNGHGDVECSTFASGDYRCVRCDETTGRVWREDGELVCPECKTW, from the coding sequence GTGACCGACGACGCGACGCTCTCGGATTTCGTCTCGAACACCGACGAGGAGACCGACAACGCGTCCGACGGATCGGACGATCGCGACGAATCGGCCGCCGACTCGAGCGCGTTCGACGATTCGCAGAACGGCCACGGCGACGTCGAGTGTTCGACGTTCGCGTCCGGCGACTACCGGTGTGTTCGGTGCGACGAGACGACGGGCCGCGTCTGGCGCGAGGACGGTGAACTGGTCTGTCCGGAATGCAAAACGTGGTGA
- a CDS encoding cold-shock protein, with translation MAKGTVAFFNDTGGYGFIETDDADEDVFFHMEDIGGPDLEEGQELEFEIVEAEKGPRATNVERL, from the coding sequence ATGGCGAAAGGTACGGTCGCATTCTTCAACGACACCGGCGGCTACGGATTCATCGAGACCGACGACGCGGACGAGGACGTGTTCTTCCACATGGAGGACATCGGCGGTCCTGATCTGGAGGAGGGTCAGGAACTGGAGTTCGAAATCGTCGAGGCCGAGAAGGGGCCACGCGCGACGAACGTCGAGCGTCTCTAG